The genomic segment TATCATCATTAGAATCAAAATCTTTTTATTCATTATTCTTCTAATATGATATAATTTTTGGCGATTAAAATGAAGCATAATCTAATTGAAATTGAAAATCTTTCATTTATTGTAGATCATAAAGTTATTTTAGATGATTTATCATTTAAATTAAGAGAGGGCGAGTCATTAGGATTATACGGTCCTACGGGTAGCGGAAAATCTGTCCTGCTAAATGTCTTAAGAGGTACAAAAGGTTATGCCCCTGCAAAAGGAAATATTTATTATAATATTTCATACTGCCCCACATGCAAAGATATACAATCCCCAAGTCATGTTGGAAAAAAGTGTAAAAAATGTGACAAGGAATATATTTTTAAAAAAGTAGATTTGTGGAACGATGAAGAATTTTTTAATGCAATAAAAAAACGAACAGCAATAATGTTCCAGAGAACTTTTTCTCTATTTGGCCAAAGGTCCGTACTTGAAAACATGTATGAAGTCTTTTTAGAGATGCAACTACCTGAAAAAGAAGTTAATTCCAAAATAATTGAAATTCTACAAAAAGTTAACTTGATGCACAGGATGACACATATCGCAAGAGACTTATCGGGCGGTGAAAAACAGAGACTTGTACTCGCAAGACAACTGGCAATAGATCCTCTTGTTTTATTTGCAGATGAACCAACCGCTACACTTGATCCCGTTACTTCTAATATTATTGAGACTACATTACATACTATCTTTAGGAATGATGGTAGAAGTTTAATTGTTTCTTCACAGAAGGAAAATATCCTAAAGAAGATTACAGAAAAAGCATTGATTCTAGGTAAAGGAAGAATAGAAGCTGAATTACCGCCTAAGGATTTAGTCTCTGATTTAGAATCAAAATCAATATATCCTGACAAGTCAAATTTCTCTGAAATTGGAAATGAAATAATTGCATTGGCCAATGTTAAGAAATATTATTATTCCATATCTAGAGGGGTAATTAAAGCCATCGATAATGTTTCATTGTCTATTAACGAAAAAGAAATATTTGGGATTGTAGGAAAAAGCGGTTCTGGGAAGACAACAGTTTCTAAGATAATAGGAGGGTTAATACCTTTCAAAGAAGGGGAGTTTAAACTTCGAATCGGTGATGAATGGATAAACATGAAAGAAGAAGGCGCCTCTGGCAGAATTAGGGCCGTTCCTTATATCGGGATTCTCCACCAAGAATATTCATTGTATCCAAATAGAACTGTATTAGATAACCTATC from the Methanofastidiosum sp. genome contains:
- the atwA gene encoding methyl coenzyme M reductase system, component A2; the encoded protein is MKHNLIEIENLSFIVDHKVILDDLSFKLREGESLGLYGPTGSGKSVLLNVLRGTKGYAPAKGNIYYNISYCPTCKDIQSPSHVGKKCKKCDKEYIFKKVDLWNDEEFFNAIKKRTAIMFQRTFSLFGQRSVLENMYEVFLEMQLPEKEVNSKIIEILQKVNLMHRMTHIARDLSGGEKQRLVLARQLAIDPLVLFADEPTATLDPVTSNIIETTLHTIFRNDGRSLIVSSQKENILKKITEKALILGKGRIEAELPPKDLVSDLESKSIYPDKSNFSEIGNEIIALANVKKYYYSISRGVIKAIDNVSLSINEKEIFGIVGKSGSGKTTVSKIIGGLIPFKEGEFKLRIGDEWINMKEEGASGRIRAVPYIGILHQEYSLYPNRTVLDNLSDSIGTKLPSDIAKKKASDVLEAVGFSKDSIPELLYKKPESLSEGERHTVALAQILVKEPTLVILDEPRGTKEIANAIRTARELLDETFIIVTHDSDFVVEACDRSCFLLEGNILEIGPPEEIKQKMISSEMEAIKKETMSGSDSLKRDQVTFDTTERQDSGY